A genomic stretch from Penicillium digitatum chromosome 4, complete sequence includes:
- a CDS encoding Steroid alpha reductase family protein: protein MAADKITLVVQPRGKPIQKLPKEIEISLNASSEELHSALSAASGCSIHRMRITKGSDHSVVPNSINTTIEDTGMRNSSVIYVKDLGPQIAWRTVFIIEYLGPLLIPALFLFPLRPLLYFTFDKPLPSPSDLQLLVCLLLSVHFLKREFETIFVHRFSSATMPARNIVKNSAHYWVLAGFNIAYWVFRPDAAAATSTPNLVLVYAGLALFVFGELANLNAHFILRNLRRPGTTERGIPSGFGFSVVTCPNYFFEILAWLGIFLVSQLNWSVLFFIFVGGLQMWSWGWKKEKRYRKEFGDKYKKKRAVILPGLA, encoded by the exons ATGGCGGCTGATAAAATTACGCTGGTTGTTCAGCCAAGGG GAAAGCCCATCCAGAAGCTTCCCAAGGAAATTGAGATCTCACTCAATGCCTCCAGTGAAGAATTGCACAGTGCGCTCTCCGCAGCATCCGGTTGCTCAATTCACCGGATGAGAATCACCAAGGGCAGCGACCATAGCGTGGTCCCGAACTCGATCAACACGACCATTGAGGACACTGGCATGCGAAACTCAAGCGTGATCTACGTCAAGGATCTCG GACCCCAAATCGCTTGGCGTAccgtcttcatcatcgaATATCTCGGCCCACTCCTGATCCCTGCGCTCTTCCTTTTCCCACTTCGACCTCTCCTATACTTCACCTTCGACAAGCCCCTCCCCTCGCCCTCCGACCTTCAGCTCCTAGTCTGCTTGCTGCTGAGCGTGCACTTCCTGAAGCGTGAGTTCGAGACAATCTTCGTGCACCGTTTCAGCAGCGCCACCATGCCCGCACGCAACATCGTCAAGAACAGCGCCCACTACTGGGTTCTGGCTGGGTTCAACATCGCCTACTGGGTGTTCCGCCCGGACGCCGCTGCCGCCACCAGCACCCCCAACCTGGTTCTTGTGTACGCTGGACTGGCGCTGTTTGTCTTCGGTGAGCTGGCGAACCTGAATGCGCACTTTATCTTGCGTAATCTTCGCCGGCCTGGTACCACTGAGCGAGGCATTCCTTCTGGTTTCGGTTTCAGTGTCGTTACCTGCCCCAACTACTTCTTTGAGATCCTGGCTTGGTTGGGGATTTTCCTTGTCAGCCAGTTGAACTGGAGTGTGCTGTTCTTCATTTTTGTTGGTGGGTTGCAGATGTGGAGCTGGGGttggaagaaggagaagcgcTACCGCAAGGAATTTGGTGATAAGTACAAGAAGAAGCGCGCTGTCATTCTCCCTGGCCTTGCCTAA
- a CDS encoding Cytochrome P450 produces MAEESNSSNRLAQIEQVVTAALRPLPAQTGDGSYLQEPTVTGLAKDLLHFDLKDAETLAEVAKGAITGEAVNDRDYIMERVIQLAAGLPSTSRNGKELTNAFLTQLWGDLEHPPISFLGRNAAYRKADGSGNNTFWPQIGAANTPYARSVRPQTMQSAALPEPEVLFDSLLARKEFKEHPNKISSVLFYLASIIIHDLFQTDPRDQTKSLTSSYLDLSPLYGNNQKEQDAVRTFKDGKLKPDCFSTKRVLGFPPGVGVLLIMFNRFHNSVVTQLAAINEGGRFTKPDESNAQAYVTWDNDLFQTARLVTCGLYVTIILKDYVRTILNINRTDSVWSLDPRAEIKDSLLGQSPAQATGNQVSAEFNLVYRWHSCVSARDEKWSEDLYKELFNGKNTKQLSMQDFIGGLRQWESKLPADPQERPFAKLQRQADGKFDDNDLVKIFEEGVEDPAGAFGALNVPDVFRGIEVLGIKQARSWNLATLNEFRQYFGLASYQTFEEINSDPYVADQLKHFYDHPDLVELYPGLILEDAKQAMTPGSGLCTNFTTSRAILSDAVALVRGDRFYTVDFTPKHLTNWAFNEINNDVSVDGGQVFYKLVLKAFPNHFRGDSVYAHFPLVVPDENKKILTSLGKAKTYSFDRSFYKAPALFINSHSACEKILKDQEGFKVVWGEKIQFLMENSGRPYGRDFALSGDVPANAASRKILGAALSRDKWESEVKAFYEDITLKLLERNAYKVAGVNQVDIVRDVAVLAQVHFCANIFSLSLKTESNPRGVFSEQELYQILALIFASIFYDVDVSKSFQLCQTARNVAQQLGELTLANVELVAKTGFISDLVNRLHRHEILSEYGVHMIQRLLDSQLPIKDVVWSNILPAAGALVANQGQLFSQCIDYYLSEEAAKHLVEIQRLAREDTPEADELLVRYFMEGARLRCSVALPRFVTKPTVVEDNGEKVTLKAGQEIICNLVVAGRDPVAFPDPDKVRLDRDMSLYTHFGFGPHECLGVKMCPLALSTMLKVIGRLGNVRRAPGAQGHLKRLDGLGGIAMYMDAQHSSFSPFPTTMKIQWDGDLPARRE; encoded by the exons ATGGCGGAGGAGTCCAACTCCAGCAACAGACTTGCTCAGATCGAGCAAGTTGTGACTGCAGCATTGCGGCCCTTGCCCGCTCAAACCGGCGATGGCAGCTATTTACAAGAGCCAACTGTGACGGGGCTTGCTAAGGACCTGCTTCATTTTGACCTGAAAGATGCCGAAACTTTGGCGGAGGTTGCGAAAGGTGCCATTACAGGTGAAGCTGTGAATGACCGAGATTATATCATGGAGCGCGTTATTCAG CTTGCCGCTGGTTTGCCTTCTACGTCTCGAAATGGCAAGGAGCTGACCAATGCCTTTCTTACTCAATTATGGGGAGATCTGGAGCACCCGCCTATCTC CTTTCTTGGACGCAATGCGGCATACCGGAAGGCTGATGGATCTGGAAAC AACACTTTTTGGCCTCAGATTGGTGCTGCTAACACTCCATATGCACGGTCTGTTCGGCCGCAGACTATGCAGTCTGCTGCTCTTCCGGAGCCAGAGGTTCTTTTCGATAGCCTCTTGGCCCGGAAGGAATTTAAGGAACACCCGAACAAGATTTCTAGCGTGCTATTCTATCTTGCCTCTATTATCATCCACG ACTTGTTCCAAACAGATCCCAGGGACCAAACAAAGTCATTAACATCGTCGTACCTGGACTTGTCTCCGCTTTATGGCAACAACCAGAAAGAACAGGATGCAGTCAGAACATTCAAGGATGGAAAGTTGAAACCCGATTGCTTTTCTACTAAACGGGTTTTGGGATTCCCTCCGGGCGTTGGCGTCCTTCTCATCATGTTCAACCGTTTCCATAACTCGGTTGTCACTCAATTAGCTGCTATTAACGAAGGTGGCCGTTTCACGAAACCGGATGAGTCGAATGCTCAAGCTTATGTGACCTGGGATAATGACCTGTTCCAGACCGCAAGACTGGTTACTTGTGGCCTTTATGTCACCATAATTTTGAAGGACTATGTCCGGACCATTCTCAACATCAACCGAACTGACAGTGTGTGGAGCTTAGATCCCCGTGCCGAGATCAAGGATAGTTTGCTTGGCCAGTCACCTGCCCAGGCTACCGGAAACCAAGTATCTGCAGAGTTCAATCTTGTTTATCGCTGGCATTCGTGTGTCTCGGCTCGGGACGAAAAATGGTCAGAGGATCTGTATAAAGAGTTATTTAATGGGAAGAATACAAAGCAGCTTAGTATGCAGGATTTCATAGGGGGTCTTCGCCAATGGGAATCGAAGCTCCCAGCAGATCCCCAAGAACGTCCATTCGCCAAATTGCAACGCCAAGCAGATGGAAAATTCGACGATAATGATTTGGTCAAGATCTTTGAGGAAGGCGTTGAAGATCCTGCAGGAGCTTTCGGTGCTTTGAATGTGCCGGATGTCTTTAGAGGCATCGAGGTCCTCGGTATTAAGCAGGCACGCTCTTGGAATTTGGCTACCTTGAACGAATTCCGTCAGTACTTTGGCTTGGCTTCTTACCAAACCTTTGAGGAGATCAACTCAGACCCGTACGTCGCGGATCAGCTCAAGCATTTCTATGACCATCCCGACCTTGTTGAGTTGTACCCTGGCCTCATTCTCGAAGATGCCAAACAGGCTATGACCCCGGGCAGCGGTCTATGTACCAATTTCACGACCTCGAGGGCTATTCTCTCTGACGCAGTTGCTTTGGTTCGTGGCGATCGCTTTTATACTGTCGACTTCACACCGAAGCATCTCACAAATTGGGCTTTCAATGAGATCAACAATGACGTCTCTGTTGACGGTGGTCAGGTCTTCTATAAACTAGTATTGAAGGCTTTCCCCAATCATTTCCGCGGTGATTCGGTTTACGCACACTTCCCGTTGGTTGTGCCTGATGAGAACAAGAAGATCCTAACAAGTCTTGGTAAGGCTAAAACCTATAGCTTTGACCGATCATTTTACAAAGCCCCGGCCCTCTTCATCAACTCCCACTCTGCTTGCGAAAAAATCCTgaaagaccaagaaggaTTCAAGGTAGTGTGGGGTGAAAAGATCCAATTTTTGATGGAGAATAGCGGCCGTCCTTATGGCCGAGACTTTGCCTTGTCGGGTGATGTCCCTGCCAATGCAGCTTCTCGAAAGATACTTGGTGCTGCTCTGAGCCGTGACAAGTGGGAGTCAGAAGTGAAAGCCTTCTATGAGGATATTACTCTGAAACTCCTCGAGCGAAACGCATACAAGGTTGCTGGCGTAAATCAGGTCGACATCGTTCGAGATGTTGCTGTTCTCGCTCAAGTTCACTTCTGTGCCAACATCTTCTCCCTGTCTCTCAAGACAGAGTCAAACCCAAGAGGCGTGTTCAGTGAGCAGGAGTTATACCAGATTCTGGCCCTGATCTTCGCTTCTATTTTCTATGATGTTGACGTGTCCAAGTCTTTCCAACTTTGTCAGACTGCTCGTAATGTTGCACAGCAGCTGGGTGAGTTGACACTAGCCAACGTTGAACTCGTTGCTAAAACTGGATTCATTTCCGACTTGGTCAACCGCCTACACCGCCATGAAATTTTGAGTGAATATGGCGTTCATATGATTCAACGCTTGCTCGACAGTCAGTTGCCGATTAAGGACGTTGTATGGTCGAATATTCTTCCTGCAGCCGGTGCATTGGTTGCCAACCAAGGCCAACTTTTCTCGCAATGTATCGACTACTACCTTTCCGAAGAAGCGGCGAAGCATCTAGTTGAGATCCAGCGCTTGGCCAGGGAAGATACTCCCGAGGCTGATGAGCTTCTTGTGCGATA CTTCATGGAAGGGGCGAGACTCCGATGCTCGGTAGCATTGCCACGCTTTGTCACTAAGCCAACGGTGGTTGAAGATAACGGCGAGAAGGTCACTTTGAAAGCTGGCCAGGAGATCATTTGCAACTTG GTTGTCGCAGGCCGCGATCCTGTTGCGTTCCCCGATCCTGACAAGGTCCGTCTTGACCGTGATATGAGCCTGTACACTCACTTTGGCTTCGGTCCTCATGAATGCCTGGGCGTTAAAATGTGCCCTCTTGCACTTTCCACTATGCTCAAGGTAATTGGGCGACTGGGTAATGTCCGTCGTGCCCCCGGAGCCCAAGGTCATCTGAAGAGGCTTGATGGGCTGGGAGGAATCGCCATGTACATGGATGCCCAGCATAGTAGTTTCTCTCCGTTCCCAACGACTATGAAAATCCAATGGGACGGAGACCTGCCTGCCAGGAGGGAGTAA
- a CDS encoding Galactosyl transferase: protein MSSYRRKQLKSVAVLAFATISLLYLLYYLHSSASTSVAAPAGTTGVVIVTVLDRQRYSESYLKKIVANREDYAKRHGYTNFFASASDYDEAVGDAPMSWAVAPAIRHAMATHPHSAYIFHLAANALIMNPTKSLKSHVLEKGRLEDLMMKNVPIVPPDSIIKTFAHQKEKDVDLIITQDGEDLNPGSFILKNGEYARFFLDAWFDPLYRNYNFAKAETHGLDHIMQWHPTVLARTALVPQRILSSYSNDSPGASLDGTYKDGDLVIQFHGCEDTEGRDCAHELEPYYKLWEKKAQGD, encoded by the exons ATGTCATCCTATCGCAGGAAACAATTAAAGTCGGTCGCTGTCCTGGCATTTGCAACAATTTCCCTTCTTTATCTCCTCTACTACCTCCACTCCTCAGCCTCCACGTCCGTCGCGGCTCCGGCGGGTACTACTGGTGTGGTAATCGTCACAGTGCTAGACCGTCAACGGTACAGCGAGAGCTATCTCAAAAAGATCGTTGCAAACAGGGAGGACTATGCTAAACGTCATG GCTACACCAACTTCTTCGCAAGTGCGTCGGACTATGACGAAGCCGTTGGCGATGCCCCAATGAGCTGGGCGGTTGCACCGGCTATCCGCCATGCCATGGCTACACATCCTCACTCGGCATACATCTTCCATCTCGCGGCTAATGCGTTGATCATGAACCCTACTAAATCCCTCAAGTCTCACGTTCTGGAGAAGGGCCGTCTGGAAGacttgatgatgaagaatGTCCCCATTGTGCCGCCAGATAGTATCATCAAGACATTCGCGCACCAGAAGGAAAAGGATGTGGACCTTATCATCACCCAAGACGGGGAAGATTTGAACCCCGGGAGCTTCATTTTGAAGAATGGAGAGTATGCCCGTTTCTTCTTAGACGCCTGGTTTGACCCGCTTTACCGCAACTACAACTTTGCAAAGGCGGAGACCCATGGACTG GATCACATCATGCAGTGGCACCCAACTGTACTTGCTCGAACCGCGTTGGTTCCTCAGCGCATTCTAAGCTCCTATAGCAATGACTCGCCGGGTGCTTCTTTGGATGGTACCTATAAGGACGGTGATCTTGTTATCCAATTCCATGGGTGCGAAGACACAGAGGGCCGGGATTGTGCCCACGAACTAGAGCCATATTATAAGCTATGGGAGAAGAAGGCACAGGGCGATTAG